The following proteins are co-located in the Bacteroidales bacterium genome:
- a CDS encoding RecQ family ATP-dependent DNA helicase, with protein sequence MIFKEILKQYWGYSAFRELQEDIIRSVYQGKDTLGLLPTGGGKSITFQVPALAKPGLCLVISPLIALMKDQVENLRQKGIKATLIVSGMSFHEIMINLDNACFDKEMKFLYVSPERLQTSLFRERLLSMKINLIAVDEAHCISQWGYDFRPAYLNIAEIREFLRGVPVLALTATATPEVVDDIQEKLKFKQKNVFQKSFERKNLTYIVKHTDTKINDFIQICKKYQGTGVVYVRNRRKTVEFATLLKKNGISADFYHAGLTMSERNRKQDDWKQNRTRIMVSTNAFGMGIDKPDVRFVVHLDLPDSLEAYFQEAGRAGRDEKQADAIMLVEPIDRDQLIKNFEASFPPIETIRNVYHALGNYLQVPIGSGIGLEKLFSFEEFITLYKFNPVIAYNALKLLDMDEYISLSEDIEHPSRIIFKTNREDLYNFQIQHPKEDPFIKLLLRTYSGLFTEYVRIDENSLAKKTNLPVEKIVDWLRLLHKYEIIDYNEQKKGAVVVYLTPRLDAKNITLSKETYTLRKKRMQYRIEQVINYAFSNNKCRSQLLLMYFGEKNPYRCGRCDVCKQRNELGISMYEFDLIVQELKSKISENTLTLEEILNGSAFPKDKLTKVIQWLLDNGKIHQTKTLGYRWVIKTKEE encoded by the coding sequence ATGATTTTTAAAGAAATATTAAAGCAATATTGGGGTTATTCGGCATTTAGAGAATTACAGGAAGATATTATCCGTTCGGTTTACCAAGGCAAAGATACCTTAGGGCTATTGCCTACGGGTGGTGGAAAGTCTATCACTTTTCAAGTTCCGGCTCTTGCTAAACCGGGTTTGTGCTTAGTTATTTCACCGCTCATTGCTTTAATGAAAGACCAGGTCGAGAATTTGCGACAAAAAGGAATTAAAGCAACCCTCATTGTTTCGGGTATGTCTTTTCATGAAATTATGATAAACCTCGATAATGCCTGCTTTGATAAGGAAATGAAGTTCTTATATGTTTCACCCGAACGTTTACAAACATCACTTTTCCGCGAACGATTGTTGAGCATGAAAATTAACTTGATTGCTGTGGACGAAGCACATTGCATATCGCAATGGGGATACGATTTCAGACCGGCGTATTTAAATATTGCCGAAATAAGAGAGTTTTTACGTGGTGTGCCCGTTTTAGCCCTAACGGCTACTGCAACACCCGAAGTTGTGGACGATATTCAGGAAAAATTAAAGTTCAAACAAAAAAATGTTTTTCAAAAATCGTTTGAACGTAAAAATTTGACATATATTGTAAAGCATACCGATACCAAAATCAATGATTTTATTCAAATATGCAAAAAATACCAAGGAACGGGAGTGGTATATGTAAGAAACAGACGAAAAACAGTTGAGTTTGCAACATTGCTCAAAAAGAACGGAATTTCAGCCGATTTTTACCACGCTGGTTTAACCATGAGCGAGAGAAACCGGAAGCAAGACGATTGGAAGCAAAACAGAACACGAATTATGGTCTCTACCAACGCTTTTGGAATGGGTATTGACAAACCCGATGTGCGTTTTGTGGTGCACCTAGATTTACCCGACTCACTTGAAGCGTATTTTCAAGAAGCAGGACGTGCAGGGAGAGACGAAAAACAAGCCGATGCTATTATGTTGGTTGAGCCTATTGACCGCGACCAACTTATTAAAAATTTTGAAGCTTCTTTTCCACCTATCGAAACGATTAGAAATGTGTATCATGCATTGGGCAATTATTTGCAAGTACCAATTGGCAGTGGCATTGGTCTTGAGAAGCTTTTCAGTTTTGAAGAATTTATCACTCTTTACAAATTTAATCCAGTGATTGCTTACAATGCCCTGAAATTACTCGATATGGATGAGTATATTAGCTTATCAGAAGATATTGAGCATCCATCACGCATCATTTTTAAAACTAATCGCGAAGATTTATATAATTTCCAAATTCAACATCCCAAAGAAGATCCGTTTATTAAGTTGCTTTTGCGAACTTACAGCGGCTTATTTACCGAATATGTAAGAATCGACGAAAACAGTTTAGCCAAGAAAACCAACTTGCCCGTTGAAAAGATTGTTGATTGGCTCCGATTGCTTCACAAATACGAAATTATTGACTATAACGAACAGAAAAAAGGTGCAGTTGTTGTTTATTTAACACCTCGTCTCGATGCTAAAAACATTACGTTAAGTAAAGAAACTTATACTTTACGCAAAAAACGTATGCAATATAGAATAGAACAGGTAATTAATTATGCTTTTAGTAATAATAAGTGCCGCAGTCAGCTTTTGTTGATGTATTTCGGCGAAAAAAATCCTTATCGCTGTGGTAGGTGCGATGTTTGCAAACAGCGAAATGAGTTAGGAATATCGATGTATGAATTTGATTTAATAGTTCAAGAATTGAAGAGTAAAATTTCAGAAAATACTCTTACACTCGAAGAAATATTAAATGGCTCTGCTTTCCCAAAAGACAAACTGACTAAAGTAATACAATGGCTATTAGATAACGGTAAAATTCATCAAACTAAAACCTTGGGCTATCGTTGGGTAATAAAAACAAAAGAAGAATAA
- the prmA gene encoding 50S ribosomal protein L11 methyltransferase, which yields MTTLEINIELPIINDNIDEILVAVLSEIGFEGFFNDETMLKAYIEENAFNKDQFEQLLFQFLPNAHYSIATLPNKNWNEQWEKTYEPVIIDKRCIIKAPFHQIEKKYPLEIIINPKMAFGTGHHQTTQLIIERLFEINLKNKKVIDAGCGSGILSIAAEKLGASQIWAFDIDEWSVINTIENIELNKCKNIIVKKGTINDIKPQPAHIILANINRNILLNEMTHYNKCLDPDGLLIISGFIKPDVDILLQKAQQEGFINIDSYHKNEWFCLALKKL from the coding sequence ATGACTACATTGGAAATTAACATTGAACTACCCATTATAAATGATAATATTGACGAAATTCTCGTTGCCGTTTTATCAGAAATCGGCTTCGAAGGCTTCTTTAACGACGAAACCATGCTCAAAGCATATATTGAAGAAAATGCGTTCAACAAAGACCAATTTGAACAATTATTATTTCAATTTCTACCCAATGCTCATTATTCGATAGCAACCTTACCCAACAAAAACTGGAATGAACAATGGGAAAAAACTTACGAACCTGTGATAATTGATAAACGTTGCATTATTAAAGCACCCTTTCATCAAATAGAAAAAAAATATCCTCTTGAAATCATTATAAATCCTAAAATGGCTTTTGGTACTGGACATCACCAAACCACCCAACTCATAATTGAACGTTTATTCGAAATAAATTTAAAAAACAAAAAAGTAATTGATGCCGGGTGCGGAAGCGGTATTTTATCGATTGCAGCCGAAAAATTAGGTGCATCTCAGATATGGGCTTTCGACATAGACGAATGGTCGGTAATAAACACCATTGAAAATATTGAACTAAATAAATGCAAAAACATAATCGTTAAAAAAGGGACTATAAATGATATAAAACCTCAACCTGCACATATTATACTTGCCAACATCAACAGAAATATACTACTCAACGAAATGACACACTACAATAAATGCTTAGACCCCGACGGATTACTTATTATTAGCGGTTTTATAAAACCCGATGTTGATATTTTATTGCAAAAAGCACAACAAGAAGGTTTTATAAATATAGATTCGTATCATAAAAATGAATGGTTTTGTTTAGCATTAAAAAAATTATAA
- a CDS encoding tetratricopeptide repeat protein has product MRKIVIFLVLLTHATLFYAQTPFKYIKANIALFHHDTISAIQYLQDTLNQNSNQPYALKNIGNIYSKLGKYAEANDYYFKLLTLNDSSIIYDIVKNYAHLKNKEKTIEWLKIYLKTTQKQPENSIRSNPIFNFLNNEKSWNELWKNNWFSDLEIKLADIVYLYEKKDINNLIETIDEALKIFPSQIDLELWRAKAFLLGENHSEALKSINKILKSNPNHIEALVLKSAIFNIQKKYKNVATTMLQIYNTQPWEIQWKYKAAEAFNKASLYKESIRELDFYIQFDTTYAQAFYLLGNAFYQLKQKDEAIKQYTKAIHLYQGDPDYYYERALCYYDKEQNEKAFSDLCMALDLKPTDGRYYYQRGLVNYALNKASGACRDFERAKQLGVLKAEDYIQRYCKGK; this is encoded by the coding sequence ATGAGAAAAATTGTTATTTTTTTAGTGTTGCTTACACATGCTACTCTTTTCTATGCTCAAACTCCATTTAAATATATTAAAGCTAATATTGCATTGTTTCATCACGATACTATATCTGCAATTCAATATTTACAAGATACTTTAAACCAAAACTCTAATCAACCTTATGCGCTTAAAAATATTGGCAATATTTATTCAAAATTAGGTAAATATGCCGAAGCAAACGATTATTACTTCAAATTATTAACCCTAAACGATTCATCCATCATATATGACATTGTAAAAAATTATGCACATTTAAAAAATAAAGAAAAAACCATAGAATGGTTGAAAATATATCTTAAAACTACGCAAAAACAACCCGAAAACAGCATTCGTTCTAATCCTATTTTTAATTTTTTAAACAATGAAAAAAGTTGGAACGAATTATGGAAAAACAACTGGTTTTCTGATTTAGAAATAAAATTAGCCGATATTGTTTATTTATATGAAAAAAAAGACATCAACAATCTTATCGAAACCATTGACGAAGCTTTAAAAATATTTCCTTCTCAAATAGACCTTGAATTATGGAGGGCAAAAGCTTTTTTACTTGGTGAAAATCATTCAGAAGCACTCAAATCAATCAATAAAATACTAAAAAGCAATCCTAATCATATCGAAGCTTTAGTATTAAAATCGGCTATTTTTAACATTCAAAAAAAATATAAAAACGTTGCTACAACAATGCTTCAAATATACAACACACAACCTTGGGAAATTCAATGGAAATATAAAGCAGCCGAAGCATTCAACAAAGCATCGTTATATAAAGAAAGTATTAGAGAATTAGATTTCTATATTCAATTTGACACAACTTATGCTCAAGCCTTTTATTTACTTGGAAATGCTTTCTACCAACTAAAACAAAAAGATGAAGCCATCAAACAGTATACAAAAGCCATTCATTTATATCAAGGCGATCCCGATTATTACTACGAAAGAGCTTTATGCTATTACGATAAAGAACAAAATGAAAAAGCATTTAGCGATTTATGTATGGCATTAGATTTAAAACCAACCGATGGCAGGTATTATTATCAACGTGGCTTAGTAAACTATGCCCTGAATAAAGCTTCGGGAGCATGTCGCGATTTCGAACGAGCCAAACAACTTGGAGTTTTAAAAGCCGAAGATTATATTCAACGCTATTGTAAAGGGAAATAA
- a CDS encoding sigma-54-dependent Fis family transcriptional regulator — MASILIVDDERSIRNSLKDILEHESYSVETAENGFLALDVLKQKNIDLVLCDIKMPQMDGIELLENILQHYPNISVVMISGHGDIETAVNCIKKGAYDFIQKPLDLNRILVTVRNALDKTKLVNETKTLRKKIYSKYEMIGSSSAIKKVHELIEKIAPTDARVLITGENGSGKELVAHMIHEKSNRANAPFIEVNCAAIPSELIESELFGHEKGSFTSAIKQRIGKFEQAHGGTLFLDEIGDMSLAAQAKVLRALQENKITRVGGEKDIAVNVRIIAATNKNLREEIEKQNFREDLYHRLSVIVIHVPSLNERKEDIPDLVQYFIEKICNEYGMPKKEIEANAIEELQKKEYKGNIRELHNIIERLIILSNQTITLDDVNKYV; from the coding sequence ATGGCCAGTATTTTAATTGTCGATGATGAACGTAGCATTCGCAATTCGTTAAAAGATATTTTAGAGCATGAATCATACTCGGTTGAGACAGCTGAAAATGGTTTTCTAGCTCTTGATGTCTTAAAACAAAAAAATATTGACTTAGTACTCTGCGATATTAAAATGCCACAAATGGATGGCATAGAATTACTTGAAAATATCTTACAACATTATCCAAATATTTCAGTAGTAATGATTTCTGGGCATGGAGATATTGAAACTGCCGTCAATTGTATAAAGAAAGGAGCCTACGATTTTATTCAAAAGCCATTAGACTTAAACCGAATTTTAGTTACTGTTCGCAATGCTTTAGATAAAACTAAATTGGTAAACGAAACAAAAACGCTTCGCAAAAAAATATATTCAAAGTACGAAATGATAGGCTCTTCGTCGGCAATAAAAAAGGTTCATGAATTAATAGAAAAAATAGCTCCCACCGATGCCCGCGTTTTAATTACCGGCGAAAATGGTAGTGGCAAAGAATTGGTTGCTCATATGATACACGAAAAAAGTAATCGTGCCAATGCTCCTTTTATTGAAGTAAACTGTGCTGCAATACCATCTGAACTTATTGAAAGTGAATTATTCGGACACGAAAAAGGTTCGTTTACTTCTGCTATAAAACAACGAATCGGTAAATTTGAGCAAGCTCATGGAGGCACTCTATTTCTCGACGAAATAGGCGATATGAGTTTAGCTGCACAAGCCAAAGTATTACGTGCTTTACAAGAAAATAAAATAACCCGAGTGGGAGGAGAAAAAGATATTGCTGTAAATGTAAGAATCATTGCTGCTACCAACAAAAACTTACGAGAAGAAATTGAAAAACAAAACTTCAGAGAAGACTTATATCATCGTTTAAGCGTTATTGTTATACATGTTCCCTCACTCAATGAACGCAAAGAAGATATTCCCGATTTAGTGCAATATTTTATTGAAAAAATTTGTAACGAATACGGAATGCCCAAAAAAGAAATAGAAGCTAATGCTATCGAAGAATTACAAAAAAAAGAATATAAAGGCAACATACGTGAACTACACAATATTATAGAACGCCTTATTATTTTAAGTAATCAAACCATTACATTAGATGATGTTAACAAATACGTATAG
- a CDS encoding gliding motility-associated C-terminal domain-containing protein has translation MKHIKLIILFFTLQTASWATHNRAGEIRYRHLSGYTYEITMVTYTYTLSQADRPELEVQWGDGTSSIVPRVSKIELPNDYYFKNTYVGTHTFPGPGIYKITMEDQNRNYGVKNIPNSVEVPFTIQTTLNINPTVGNNSTPMLTYPPIDKAKLNATFIHNPGAYDPDGDSLAYRLTVCLGENGQPIPGYVFPYASDSLVVNHITGDLIWERPQQTGIYNVAMIIEEWRWYDQTKNYIKISELERDIQIEVVESSNTPPTLPNLLDLCVWAGDSISFQVTTTDPQNDRITLNAYGGPFEVSESPAHFDTLVGYGPLTNTFSWQTKCSHIKRFPYLVVFRAKDHNPDVFLATQEKVYIQVICPPIQTLNLSPTSNSITLNWSKSPCPQAIYYDIYRKVNPSGWNPDSCETGIPPNLGYVKIHSTTSVLDTSYLDNNNGLGLPQGYTYCYRIVSVFSDQAQSVASVEACTNLVKGIPVITHVSVDSTDYQKGKIYVEWSKPTEFDSIAAPGPYKYLIYHSPDFWGQQLNLIDSLNQINDTTYVDTLLNTQQFPYSYKIEFYNDQPGNRFLIGYPSLASSIYLNSQPDDNKVHLSWQKNTPWTNTQYVIYRLNASSATWDSIATTSETLFIDDSLINNNEYCYRVKGLGYYFSGNYNVPFINFSQIKCETPKDTTAPCPPHLNIKSECNLYQNILTWTNPNRYCCDDVIGYRIYYASTLNGTMNLIAEKNTPNDTTFIHIPTYSLAGCYLVTAVDSFLNESSLLHKVCIDECTYYELPNIFTPDANGQNDYYKPGPYRFVEKVDMKIYNRWGKLIFQTDNPDIMWDGKDMDSKKRVTDGVYYYICDVYERRLTGIEPRAITGFIQVLTIKKSGNE, from the coding sequence ATGAAGCACATTAAACTAATAATATTATTCTTTACTCTACAAACTGCCTCATGGGCAACCCATAACCGTGCAGGCGAAATAAGGTATAGGCACCTATCGGGTTACACATACGAAATTACAATGGTAACCTATACCTATACCCTTTCTCAAGCCGATAGACCCGAGTTAGAAGTTCAGTGGGGCGATGGCACAAGTTCTATTGTACCCAGAGTATCTAAAATAGAATTACCTAACGACTATTATTTTAAAAATACCTATGTTGGCACTCATACTTTTCCAGGACCTGGAATTTATAAAATTACCATGGAAGATCAAAATCGAAATTATGGAGTAAAAAATATACCTAATTCGGTTGAAGTTCCCTTTACCATTCAAACAACACTCAATATAAACCCTACCGTAGGCAATAACTCAACTCCAATGCTCACCTATCCTCCTATTGACAAAGCAAAATTAAATGCTACCTTTATTCACAACCCAGGTGCATACGATCCCGACGGTGATAGCTTAGCATACAGGCTAACTGTATGTTTAGGCGAAAATGGGCAACCTATTCCCGGATACGTTTTTCCATATGCCAGCGATTCGCTAGTAGTTAATCATATTACAGGCGATTTAATTTGGGAACGCCCACAACAAACCGGTATATACAATGTAGCGATGATAATAGAAGAATGGCGTTGGTACGATCAAACAAAAAATTATATTAAAATTAGTGAACTTGAACGAGATATTCAAATAGAGGTAGTAGAATCGAGCAATACCCCACCCACACTCCCTAACCTTTTAGACCTTTGTGTTTGGGCAGGAGATTCAATTAGCTTTCAGGTTACTACTACCGACCCTCAAAACGATAGAATAACACTAAATGCATATGGAGGACCATTTGAAGTGAGCGAATCGCCAGCACATTTCGATACTCTTGTTGGATATGGACCTTTAACTAATACTTTTTCTTGGCAAACAAAATGTTCGCACATCAAACGATTTCCATATCTTGTAGTTTTCAGAGCTAAAGATCATAATCCCGATGTTTTTTTAGCTACACAAGAAAAAGTTTATATTCAAGTAATATGTCCTCCTATTCAAACATTAAATTTAAGTCCAACTTCAAATTCTATTACTCTAAATTGGTCAAAAAGTCCTTGTCCACAAGCAATATATTACGATATTTATCGAAAAGTAAACCCATCAGGCTGGAATCCTGATAGTTGTGAAACCGGTATTCCTCCAAACCTTGGATATGTAAAAATACACTCAACAACTAGCGTATTAGACACCAGTTACCTCGATAACAACAACGGATTAGGACTACCACAAGGTTATACATACTGCTATCGAATCGTTTCGGTCTTTTCCGATCAAGCTCAAAGTGTTGCTTCTGTTGAAGCTTGTACCAATTTAGTAAAAGGTATTCCTGTTATTACACATGTTAGTGTAGATAGTACCGATTACCAAAAAGGCAAAATTTACGTTGAATGGTCAAAACCAACCGAATTCGACAGCATTGCAGCACCCGGTCCCTATAAATACTTAATTTACCACTCTCCCGACTTTTGGGGACAACAACTAAACCTCATTGACTCCTTAAACCAAATAAACGACACCACTTACGTAGATACTTTATTAAATACTCAACAATTTCCATATAGCTATAAAATAGAATTTTACAACGATCAACCAGGGAATCGTTTTCTTATTGGCTATCCATCACTAGCATCGAGCATTTATTTAAACTCACAACCCGACGACAATAAAGTTCATCTTTCGTGGCAAAAGAACACACCATGGACAAATACCCAATATGTTATTTATCGATTAAATGCTTCATCAGCTACATGGGATTCTATTGCAACTACATCTGAAACACTATTTATTGATGATAGCCTTATAAATAACAATGAATATTGCTACCGAGTAAAAGGCTTAGGATATTATTTTTCAGGTAACTATAATGTACCATTTATCAATTTTTCGCAAATTAAGTGTGAAACTCCCAAAGATACAACCGCCCCTTGCCCTCCACACCTTAACATAAAATCAGAATGCAACCTTTACCAGAATATACTTACATGGACAAACCCCAATCGTTATTGTTGCGACGATGTAATTGGCTACCGCATTTATTACGCTTCAACCCTTAACGGAACTATGAATTTAATTGCCGAAAAAAATACCCCTAATGACACTACATTTATTCATATTCCTACTTACTCTTTAGCTGGTTGTTACTTAGTAACAGCCGTTGATTCTTTTTTAAACGAAAGCTCATTACTACATAAAGTATGCATTGATGAGTGCACCTATTATGAATTGCCCAATATTTTTACTCCTGATGCCAACGGTCAGAACGACTATTATAAGCCAGGACCTTATCGTTTTGTCGAAAAAGTAGATATGAAAATATATAATCGCTGGGGCAAATTGATATTTCAAACCGACAACCCAGATATCATGTGGGACGGTAAAGATATGGACTCCAAAAAAAGAGTTACCGATGGTGTTTACTACTACATTTGCGACGTTTACGAACGCCGATTAACTGGCATTGAACCTAGAGCTATAACCGGTTTTATTCAAGTACTAACTATTAAAAAGAGTGGGAACGAATGA